TGTTTACCGCCAAACTCTTTGACGGCAAAATACCGAAACTTCGTCACATTGGCTGTCGCCCCAACCTCATATACATTACCGACAATAGCCTAATTGCTACTGTACATTGACGGGAGCATAGGCTATTCTTGTTGCAAAAAAGAAAGATGCCCTCGGTCCTGTTGGCGCGGGATCCCGAGAGCATTCCACAAACTTATATGATTAGAATAGTCTCTTTAGGCCGAACATGCAAGAATTATTTACGTTTGCATGGAAAGGGCCAACCAAATTTGTACATCCATTGCCCACATTGTCACAGGATCATGAATAAACATGGTTGCTACAAGCGGACAGTTGCCACAAAACACCAGGCGATTCAAGTTCCAATCTACCGTTGGTATTGCACAGAATGCAGAAAAACGCTGACTGTACTGCCGGATTTCCTCATTCCTTGGGCTCGATTTGCCACCACCGTTCGGGAATCCGCGATTGTACGCAGATTACAAGGCCTAAGCCTCTCTCAAATTATCCAGGGAGTCGCTTCTTTTGCGGTTGGCATTTCAGCTGCTACCGTGAAACGCTGGTGGAAACGGCATCTGTGTCAAGTCAACCGGGTTTCTCTCTATATGGCAGGAAAATTGGTCGAACGCGGTACCACACAGGATCTTTTCCATCTGTATCCCCGTGGGGTCAACCCTGCCCTAGCAGATACCGCCCATTGGCTCCGTAGTCTTGTTCAAGTATATGCCTCTTACTTCTCCCACGGAATGTATCCACTCCGGGGGTATTGGTGCTGGCTGAATACTCAACTCCCTCACACCGACCTCCTGTAAGGTTCACTTTTTTCCTACTTTCCGTAACCGACAGAGTGTCAGCCGAAAGACATTCGCCTTCTCGAGCGTTGAAATTTTCCAAGTTTTGCTCCCCAACAGCGATTCCTCCCACAAAATATGCTCTCTGCCGGATCTCCTTCTCTCATGCGATACTTCTTTTGATATTCGCAAGGGGAGGAGAAGCCACAGATGGATGAAACAAAACGCCAGGAGATTGCCAACTTTCGATACGGCCTGATTGCTCCTTTGGTCAATCGGAAGTTAGAGCCTGGTCAACAAGCGGAACTGCTTAGAGAAGCTGCGAGCCACACCTACGATATCCCGTACAGTTCCGAAACGAAAGTCAGCATCCGTACGTTAGAGCGCTATTTACAGGCGTACCGTAAAGGAGGCTGGGAAGCCCTCAAACCTTCACCACGAGCAGACAAGCTGCAGTCAAGAGAGATTGCGGAGGACGTTTTGCAAAAAGCGATGGATTTAAAGCGGGAACAACCTGGCCGTAGCGTTCGACAAATCATTGCGATTCTGGAACTGGCACAATTTGTCGAACCCGGAACCATCAAGGAAAGCACCTTATCCAAGCAACTGCGCCGGCGGGGACTGACACGAAAAGCCCTTTTGCAGTCGGAGGCCAATACGTTCCGGCGATTTGAGGCGGAATACCGGAACGCTTGCTGGCAAGGCGATGTCCAGCACACTCTATACTTGCCCCACCCGGACCAACCCGGAAAGAAAAAAATGGCCTATCTGGTCGTATTTATTGATGATTACAGCCGTTATGTAGTACACGGACAGTTCTACTTCGAAGAACGTGTACCGCGCTTGGAAGACTGCTTGAAAAAGGCGATCTTAAAGCATGGCATACCCGAAATGATTTACGTGGATAATGGAGCGATTTATTCTTCCCGCCATTTTGAGCGTATCTGCGGGCGGCTGGGGACTCAACTGAAACATACCAAACCCGGCCGCCCTCAGGGGCGCGGCAAGCAGGAAAAGTTCTTCCGGTTCGTGGACCAAAGCTTTGTTCCGGAAGCGTACGATCTCATCGAGCAAGGGAAAATCCAGACACTGACCGACCTAAACCGATTCTTTTCTGCTTGGCTGGAAGTCGCCTACCACCAGAAAGTACACAACAGTTTTAAGCAACGACCAGCGGACCGATACAAGAAAGATGAGCATCCCATAAGGACAATTCCTCCACACGAACTCGCAGACGTATTTCTGCTAGAGGAGACTCGAAAGGTGGATAAAACCGGCTGTATTTCACTTTTGGGACAAATCTACGAGGTGGACGCCGCTTATGCAGGACAAACCGTACAAGTCCGGTTTGACCCTTATGATCTGACGGAAATCCAGGTCTGGAAAGACGGCAAAAGACAGGAGAATGCCCGTCCGCTTCGTGTGCGAAGTCTTTCTTCCGATAAACGGCAGGAGGAACCCGCCTCGCCTCAGTCGCCACCTAAAACAGGATTGAACTATGTGGAACTCGCTTACGAGGAATACCAGCGTCAGACACGACAAGAGCAAAGCGGTACGCTGCAGGAACTGATGCAGCAACTGGAGGTGAAACAAGGATGATTCGCCATTTCTTCGGGTGGGAGCGGACCCCGTTTACCAAAGAAATCTCCACTGACCACCTCTACTTGTCGGAACGATTCAAAGAGTGCGTGGCGAGACTGCACTATATGGTGAAAACTCGCTCATTTGGATGTGTCACAGGAGACATAGGCAGCGGGAAGTCGACGGCAATCCGATACCTACGCGACCAACTGGACTTGCACAAATACCGTTTCCTCTATCTGTCGGATGCGAATTTACGGCCTCGGGATTTTTACCGGGAACTGCTTCACCATTTCGGGTTGTCCCCGAAATTTCTGCGCAGCGAGGCTAAACGCCAGTTCCAGCATCTTGTCTGGGATTTATATGAGAACCAGAAGAAGGTGGCGGTAGTCGTAATTGATGAGGCTCATTTGC
The sequence above is drawn from the Effusibacillus lacus genome and encodes:
- a CDS encoding DUF6431 domain-containing protein codes for the protein MIRIVSLGRTCKNYLRLHGKGQPNLYIHCPHCHRIMNKHGCYKRTVATKHQAIQVPIYRWYCTECRKTLTVLPDFLIPWARFATTVRESAIVRRLQGLSLSQIIQGVASFAVGISAATVKRWWKRHLCQVNRVSLYMAGKLVERGTTQDLFHLYPRGVNPALADTAHWLRSLVQVYASYFSHGMYPLRGYWCWLNTQLPHTDLL
- a CDS encoding DDE-type integrase/transposase/recombinase, with amino-acid sequence MDETKRQEIANFRYGLIAPLVNRKLEPGQQAELLREAASHTYDIPYSSETKVSIRTLERYLQAYRKGGWEALKPSPRADKLQSREIAEDVLQKAMDLKREQPGRSVRQIIAILELAQFVEPGTIKESTLSKQLRRRGLTRKALLQSEANTFRRFEAEYRNACWQGDVQHTLYLPHPDQPGKKKMAYLVVFIDDYSRYVVHGQFYFEERVPRLEDCLKKAILKHGIPEMIYVDNGAIYSSRHFERICGRLGTQLKHTKPGRPQGRGKQEKFFRFVDQSFVPEAYDLIEQGKIQTLTDLNRFFSAWLEVAYHQKVHNSFKQRPADRYKKDEHPIRTIPPHELADVFLLEETRKVDKTGCISLLGQIYEVDAAYAGQTVQVRFDPYDLTEIQVWKDGKRQENARPLRVRSLSSDKRQEEPASPQSPPKTGLNYVELAYEEYQRQTRQEQSGTLQELMQQLEVKQG